A genomic window from Candidatus Obscuribacterales bacterium includes:
- the kdpA gene encoding potassium-transporting ATPase subunit KdpA has product MTAIGWFQILLFAVIIALCAKPLGAYIYAVLESKNHFLSRLLRPLETNSYRLVGIDPHHDMTWIEYTQSLLAFSLVSLLFTYAVLRLQGLLPFNPMQFSTANAPSWATALTPDLAFNTAMSFTTNTNWQAYSGENTLSYLSQMLGLAFHNWVSAAAGIVVAVALIRGFARRTAQGLGNFWADMTRTCLYILLPICFVYSLFLVYQGVPQNFNAYTEAATIEGSKQIIPQGPIASQESIKMLGTNGGGFLNANSSHPFENPTPLSNFIQLLSIFLIPAALTYTFGRAIGDTRQGWTLLSAMFLLFFAGVFICYHFEAQGNPNVARQNVEISTKALGDTGGNMEGKEVRFGLANSALFATVTTDASCGAVNSMHDSYTPLGGLIPLLNIQLGEIVFGGVGAGLYGMLIYAVLTVFIAGLMVGRTPEYVGKKIEKKEVKMAMLFVLAAAFCILVFTGLACVLNLPEKSFLNPQGATWNNINNSGPHGLSEILYAFSSATGNNGSAFAGISVNTPFYNTLLALAMFVGRFLMIVPVLAMAGSLAQKKYVPATSGTFPTYTWLFTLLLISIILIVGALTFFPALTLGPIVEHFLMNEHRLF; this is encoded by the coding sequence GTGACCGCTATCGGTTGGTTCCAGATTTTGCTTTTTGCCGTAATAATTGCTTTATGCGCTAAACCGCTTGGCGCCTATATCTATGCCGTCCTAGAAAGCAAGAACCATTTTTTAAGCAGACTATTAAGACCGCTCGAGACAAACTCGTATCGACTCGTAGGCATTGATCCCCATCATGACATGACTTGGATAGAGTACACCCAATCTCTTTTGGCATTTTCGTTAGTATCCCTGCTGTTTACTTACGCAGTCTTGCGCTTACAAGGCCTGCTGCCGTTCAATCCCATGCAGTTTTCCACTGCTAATGCCCCAAGTTGGGCTACTGCGCTGACACCGGACTTAGCATTTAATACAGCTATGTCTTTCACAACAAATACTAACTGGCAGGCGTATAGCGGCGAAAACACTTTATCCTATCTTTCCCAAATGCTTGGTCTGGCATTTCACAACTGGGTTTCCGCAGCAGCAGGCATTGTAGTGGCAGTTGCCCTCATCCGTGGTTTTGCCAGACGAACGGCCCAGGGCTTAGGGAACTTTTGGGCTGACATGACTCGTACTTGTTTATATATTCTCTTGCCTATTTGCTTTGTTTACAGTTTGTTTCTGGTCTATCAGGGCGTACCACAAAACTTCAATGCTTATACAGAAGCAGCGACCATCGAAGGCAGCAAACAAATTATTCCGCAAGGGCCCATAGCTTCCCAAGAAAGCATAAAAATGCTGGGCACCAATGGTGGTGGTTTCTTAAATGCCAACAGTTCGCATCCGTTTGAAAACCCGACTCCCTTAAGCAACTTTATTCAATTGCTAAGCATCTTTCTCATACCAGCTGCACTCACCTACACTTTTGGTAGGGCTATCGGTGACACACGCCAGGGTTGGACTCTGCTTTCTGCAATGTTCTTATTATTCTTTGCCGGTGTCTTTATCTGCTATCACTTCGAAGCTCAAGGGAATCCTAATGTCGCCCGACAAAATGTAGAAATTTCCACAAAAGCCCTTGGTGACACAGGTGGCAATATGGAGGGCAAAGAAGTACGCTTTGGCTTGGCTAATTCGGCACTTTTTGCCACCGTCACAACCGATGCCAGCTGTGGAGCGGTTAACTCCATGCATGATTCCTACACGCCTTTAGGCGGGCTGATTCCGTTGCTCAATATTCAACTTGGCGAGATAGTTTTTGGTGGTGTTGGAGCAGGTCTCTACGGCATGCTTATCTATGCCGTTCTGACAGTTTTCATAGCTGGTTTGATGGTTGGCAGGACTCCTGAATATGTTGGCAAGAAAATAGAGAAGAAAGAAGTAAAAATGGCTATGTTGTTCGTTTTAGCAGCCGCCTTTTGCATTCTAGTTTTCACCGGTTTGGCTTGTGTACTCAACCTACCGGAGAAGAGTTTCCTCAATCCCCAGGGGGCAACTTGGAACAACATCAATAATAGTGGGCCGCATGGACTCTCAGAAATACTCTATGCCTTCTCTTCGGCTACCGGTAATAACGGCTCAGCCTTTGCCGGCATTTCAGTAAACACACCCTTTTACAATACTCTCTTGGCTTTAGCCATGTTCGTTGGCCGCTTTCTGATGATTGTTCCAGTCCTGGCAATGGCCGGTTCACTTGCCCAAAAGAAGTATGTTCCAGCTACGAGCGGAACCTTTCCGACTTACACCTGGTTATTCACCCTTCTTTTAATTAGCATTATTTTGATAGTAGGCGCCTTGACGTTTTTTCCGGCATTAACGCTTGGCCCAATAGTCGAGCATTTCCTTATGAATGAACATCGCCTCTTCTAA
- the kdpF gene encoding K(+)-transporting ATPase subunit F, whose amino-acid sequence MSFDNIIAGSTAAALLVYLLFALLFPERV is encoded by the coding sequence ATGTCTTTTGACAATATTATTGCTGGATCAACAGCAGCAGCATTGCTCGTCTATCTGCTGTTTGCTCTGCTCTTTCCAGAGCGGGTTTAA
- the queG gene encoding tRNA epoxyqueuosine(34) reductase QueG — protein MNLKAVISEVTESLGFARCVIGSLEPMEAERAEFERWLARGYAAGMDYLKRNPHFRTSPQLLYPSARSAIVVSASYYTEVPPSPGDHYGRVARYAVGLDYHVVLRAKLRELKTQLETKLGRPLIGKAYTDDVALLEQGFAARSGLGFIGKHTLIIGPKLLGSYNFIAELFTDLEIEPDEKYQGTCGQCFRCGNICPTNAIIEPGTVNAGLCISYLTIENKGGIPLELRKSLGDWVFGCDVCQEVCPYNQRPSVTQWREFQPESGVGHHIDLFDLLEIKSDEAFHERFVRSAVRRPKRRGMLRNALVVIGNKKPVGGTDKIRQFIKQEEDPMLIEHAEWALKQY, from the coding sequence ATGAATTTAAAGGCTGTAATCTCTGAAGTAACGGAGTCTTTGGGCTTTGCCCGTTGCGTGATTGGCTCACTTGAGCCGATGGAGGCGGAAAGGGCAGAATTTGAGCGCTGGCTTGCTCGGGGCTATGCCGCAGGCATGGACTATTTGAAGCGCAACCCACATTTTAGGACATCTCCCCAACTTCTGTATCCCTCCGCCCGTTCAGCCATTGTCGTTTCTGCCAGCTATTACACTGAAGTGCCCCCTTCGCCAGGTGACCACTATGGGCGAGTCGCCCGCTACGCCGTGGGTTTGGACTATCACGTTGTCCTGCGAGCAAAACTAAGAGAACTTAAGACACAGCTCGAAACAAAACTGGGCAGACCGCTCATCGGCAAGGCATACACGGACGATGTGGCACTTTTGGAACAAGGCTTTGCCGCCCGCTCCGGACTAGGCTTTATTGGAAAACACACTTTGATAATTGGACCGAAACTGCTCGGCTCCTACAATTTTATTGCTGAGTTGTTTACCGATTTAGAAATTGAACCTGATGAGAAGTATCAGGGCACATGCGGACAGTGCTTCCGCTGCGGCAACATCTGCCCGACAAATGCAATTATTGAACCAGGAACAGTAAATGCTGGGCTCTGCATTTCCTACCTAACGATTGAGAATAAAGGTGGCATTCCGTTAGAGTTGCGCAAATCGCTTGGTGACTGGGTCTTCGGCTGTGATGTCTGCCAGGAAGTTTGTCCCTACAACCAACGTCCATCGGTGACACAATGGAGGGAATTTCAACCGGAGTCAGGAGTAGGACATCATATAGATCTATTCGATCTTCTGGAAATAAAATCAGACGAAGCCTTTCACGAGCGCTTTGTGCGTTCGGCAGTAAGACGACCAAAGCGTCGCGGCATGTTGCGTAATGCACTTGTCGTTATTGGAAATAAAAAACCGGTCGGCGGTACGGACAAGATTCGTCAATTCATCAAGCAAGAAGAAGACCCAATGTTGATCGAGCACGCTGAATGGGCGCTCAAGCAATACTGA
- the queA gene encoding tRNA preQ1(34) S-adenosylmethionine ribosyltransferase-isomerase QueA — protein MSQHSTSANCTYSLDDFAYDLPPELIAQEPSEVRHTSRLMHVGREESKIAHHKFSDLPKLLRSGDVLVVNDTRVIPARLTARRTTGGIIEILLLRPETNSTGQTSHCWLALATPLKRLKPGEVLEVETSNAKHEIRVKDIVLSEDGQKRLLVDLGTQDKVYALLSQIGFAPLPPYIHREHQENLRSKDLERYQTVFAKSPGAVAAPTAGLHFSDELLAQLQSQGIEIAKVTLHVGPGTFKPITSSLEEHTIESEQLSVPRETAEIVNKALAEKRRVIAVGTTSCRALETAGSSGKLVPIESSQTSLYIQPGYQFKILSGLITNFHLSKSSLLVLVSAFAGHGLIMNAYKEAIDERYRFFSYGDAMLIT, from the coding sequence ATGTCTCAGCATTCCACATCAGCCAATTGTACATACTCACTGGATGATTTTGCCTATGATCTGCCACCGGAGCTAATTGCTCAGGAGCCGTCGGAGGTTAGGCACACGTCTCGACTTATGCACGTTGGTAGAGAAGAGTCCAAAATTGCCCATCATAAGTTTTCTGATTTACCCAAACTGCTTCGCTCAGGCGATGTATTGGTAGTTAACGACACACGGGTAATTCCAGCCCGACTAACTGCTCGCCGAACAACTGGCGGCATTATAGAAATACTTCTCTTGCGTCCGGAGACCAATTCCACAGGACAAACATCTCACTGCTGGCTGGCTTTAGCCACGCCATTAAAGCGTTTAAAACCTGGCGAAGTATTGGAAGTAGAGACAAGTAATGCCAAGCACGAAATTCGCGTTAAAGACATTGTCTTGAGTGAAGACGGACAGAAAAGACTGCTTGTTGATCTAGGCACACAAGACAAAGTCTATGCACTCTTGTCTCAAATCGGCTTTGCGCCCTTGCCACCGTATATTCATCGCGAGCATCAAGAGAATTTGCGCAGCAAAGATTTGGAAAGATATCAAACTGTTTTCGCAAAGAGTCCAGGTGCTGTGGCAGCCCCTACTGCGGGATTACACTTTTCTGATGAGCTACTTGCACAATTGCAATCGCAAGGAATCGAAATTGCCAAAGTTACGCTGCACGTAGGTCCCGGTACTTTCAAACCGATTACCTCTTCGCTTGAAGAACACACTATTGAGTCTGAACAGCTTAGTGTTCCTCGAGAAACAGCTGAAATAGTAAACAAAGCACTCGCTGAAAAAAGACGCGTTATCGCAGTCGGCACTACATCCTGTCGAGCACTTGAGACTGCAGGCAGCTCAGGCAAACTCGTGCCCATCGAATCATCGCAGACATCGCTCTATATTCAGCCTGGATACCAGTTCAAAATACTGAGCGGCTTAATTACAAACTTCCACTTAAGCAAATCAAGTCTGTTAGTTCTCGTATCTGCCTTCGCCGGACATGGACTGATCATGAATGCTTACAAAGAAGCCATTGATGAACGTTATCGGTTTTTCAGTTACGGCGACGCCATGCTAATTACTTAG
- the kdpB gene encoding potassium-transporting ATPase subunit KdpB: MQDLDIIPPKKKTKPLFDPLIVKRAGKDAFLKLHPRHLAKNPVMLVVAVGSLVTMILLARNICSGINHSEFIFEIQITLWLWATVFFANFAEAMAEGRGKAQADTLKRGRKEAIALRELAGGKTESVAATELKKNDIVFVKAGEVIPSDGEVIEGVATVNESAITGESAPVIRESGGDRSAVTGGTTVLSDWLRIRITVDPGQTFLDRMISLVEGAARQKTPNEIALDILLAGLTIVFLLAVSTLLPYSIYSVHSAGAGKAPDVFSLISLLVCLIPTTIGGLLSAIGIAGMDRVLQHNVLAMSGKAVEAAGDVDTLLLDKTGTITLGNRQAVEFVPAPGVSIEELADAAQLSSLSDETPEGRSIVVLAKQHGLRERELSTREPEFIPFTAQTRMSGVNINDNEIRKGASEAIFKFVKANNLPVTAEVEKSVTSIAQSGGTPLAVADSKRGVLGVVHLKDVVKGGMKERFLQLRAMGIRTIMITGDNPLTAAAIASEAGVDDFLAEATPEAKMQLIQKEQTGGRLVAMTGDGTNDAPALAAADVGVAMNTGTQAAKEAGNMIDLDSNPTKLIEVVEIGKQLLMTRGALTTFSIANDVAKYFAILPAMFGTLYALAPGQHGPLWQLNIMGLHSPESAILSAVIFNALVIVALIPLALRGIKYRPMSAEALLSRNLLIYGLGGLIVPFPGIWLIDQIVVLMRLAPAT; the protein is encoded by the coding sequence ATGCAAGATCTAGACATTATCCCACCTAAGAAAAAGACCAAACCACTCTTTGATCCGCTAATTGTAAAAAGAGCCGGCAAAGATGCTTTTCTCAAGCTACACCCAAGACATTTAGCAAAAAATCCAGTCATGCTTGTTGTCGCTGTGGGTAGTCTCGTTACAATGATTTTGCTTGCGCGTAATATATGTTCCGGCATAAACCATTCCGAGTTTATCTTTGAAATACAAATTACACTCTGGCTTTGGGCTACTGTTTTTTTTGCTAATTTTGCTGAAGCTATGGCCGAAGGACGCGGAAAAGCTCAAGCTGACACGCTCAAACGTGGGCGCAAAGAAGCCATTGCTCTCCGTGAATTAGCTGGTGGTAAGACTGAATCCGTAGCAGCCACCGAGCTAAAGAAAAACGACATAGTATTTGTAAAAGCCGGTGAAGTCATCCCTTCGGATGGTGAAGTAATCGAAGGTGTAGCCACAGTCAACGAGAGCGCCATAACAGGTGAATCAGCGCCGGTTATCAGAGAAAGTGGCGGCGACCGCAGCGCGGTTACAGGCGGCACAACGGTTCTGTCTGACTGGCTGCGTATTCGGATAACCGTAGATCCCGGTCAAACCTTTTTAGACCGAATGATATCGCTAGTCGAAGGTGCTGCCCGGCAAAAGACCCCTAATGAGATAGCTCTAGACATTTTGCTCGCCGGCTTGACCATTGTTTTCCTTTTGGCGGTATCGACCCTTTTACCTTATTCAATTTACTCTGTGCACTCGGCGGGTGCCGGTAAGGCACCAGATGTCTTCTCTCTTATTTCTCTACTGGTTTGCCTCATTCCAACTACAATTGGCGGACTGCTTTCAGCAATTGGTATTGCCGGCATGGATAGAGTTTTGCAGCACAACGTCCTGGCAATGAGCGGCAAAGCAGTTGAAGCGGCAGGCGATGTGGACACCCTCTTGCTTGATAAAACCGGCACGATTACTTTGGGTAATCGCCAGGCAGTCGAATTTGTACCCGCGCCTGGTGTGAGTATCGAAGAACTTGCTGACGCTGCTCAATTATCTTCTCTTTCTGATGAAACACCGGAAGGCAGATCTATTGTTGTTTTGGCAAAACAACATGGATTGAGAGAGAGAGAGTTGTCCACAAGGGAACCGGAATTCATTCCCTTTACTGCTCAGACGCGTATGAGTGGAGTAAATATCAACGACAATGAAATTCGCAAAGGGGCCTCAGAAGCCATATTTAAATTTGTGAAAGCCAATAATCTTCCGGTAACAGCAGAAGTCGAGAAGTCTGTTACCAGCATAGCTCAGTCCGGTGGCACACCGCTGGCGGTGGCTGACAGCAAAAGAGGCGTCCTTGGTGTGGTTCATTTAAAAGATGTTGTAAAAGGCGGTATGAAAGAACGCTTTTTACAATTAAGAGCTATGGGTATTCGCACAATAATGATTACGGGTGACAACCCGTTGACTGCAGCGGCGATTGCCAGCGAAGCTGGGGTTGATGACTTTTTGGCCGAAGCTACGCCTGAGGCAAAAATGCAATTAATTCAAAAAGAACAGACAGGTGGACGTCTTGTAGCAATGACCGGGGATGGTACTAACGACGCTCCAGCCTTAGCAGCAGCCGATGTTGGAGTGGCTATGAACACCGGCACTCAAGCAGCCAAAGAAGCCGGCAACATGATTGATCTTGATTCCAACCCAACTAAATTAATCGAGGTAGTAGAAATTGGCAAACAGCTCTTAATGACACGCGGCGCATTAACAACATTTTCCATTGCCAACGACGTAGCCAAATACTTCGCTATCCTGCCGGCTATGTTCGGCACACTTTACGCACTAGCACCTGGACAGCATGGACCCTTGTGGCAGTTGAACATTATGGGATTGCACTCTCCTGAGTCAGCCATACTTTCAGCCGTTATCTTTAACGCTCTGGTCATTGTTGCCTTAATTCCTCTTGCCCTACGTGGTATCAAGTATCGGCCAATGAGTGCCGAGGCTTTGCTGTCGCGCAATCTTTTGATTTATGGCTTGGGCGGTCTCATTGTGCCATTTCCTGGAATTTGGCTCATAGATCAGATAGTCGTTTTAATGCGCCTGGCTCCTGCCACCTAA
- the kdpC gene encoding potassium-transporting ATPase subunit KdpC, which produces MMLSQIAPAIRLTVLLAIATGIIFPFVITAIAQLMLPHQSNGSLIAINQQTVGSELLGQLFVKPEYFHGRPSAAGSGYSGESSSGTNYGPTSKKLILGGASFAGVKQLAENYRKENNLGTDILVPVDAVTRSSSGLDPDISPQNALLQSERVAQARGINSNAVNELIKRHTNNRDLGLFGQPRVNVLQLNLALDSLKQTKQ; this is translated from the coding sequence ATGATGTTATCTCAAATTGCCCCTGCTATCAGATTAACCGTACTGCTGGCGATTGCTACGGGAATTATCTTTCCGTTCGTTATTACCGCAATTGCCCAGCTAATGCTTCCCCATCAATCAAATGGCTCTTTGATAGCCATTAACCAACAGACAGTTGGTTCTGAGCTTTTGGGACAGCTTTTTGTCAAGCCGGAATATTTTCACGGGCGCCCATCTGCCGCCGGATCCGGATATAGCGGCGAGTCCTCATCTGGTACCAACTATGGTCCAACATCTAAGAAACTCATTCTTGGCGGTGCTTCTTTTGCCGGCGTAAAACAATTGGCTGAAAACTATCGCAAAGAAAATAATTTAGGGACAGACATCCTGGTGCCTGTAGACGCCGTTACCCGATCATCATCAGGACTGGATCCTGATATCAGTCCGCAAAACGCCCTTTTGCAATCAGAAAGAGTCGCGCAAGCAAGAGGCATTAATTCAAATGCCGTGAATGAACTTATCAAGAGACATACTAACAACAGAGATTTGGGGTTGTTCGGTCAACCACGGGTTAATGTCTTACAATTGAATCTGGCACTGGATTCACTGAAACAAACGAAGCAATAG
- a CDS encoding DUF4118 domain-containing protein, whose protein sequence is MDHIRDKPEQILARIKEEEATQSKGKLKIFLGAAAGVGKTYTMLEAAQELLKDGIDVVGGVVVTHGRKDTEELLEELEILPQKVLPYKTTQLYEFDLDQALLRRPTTILIDELAHTNAPGSRHEKRWQDVEELLQAGINVLTTVNIQHLESVNDLVTQITGIKMLETVPDSIFERANEVEVVDLPPDDLIQRLKEGKVYLPDNAKTALKHFFKKGNLIALRELALRVTAEHVDAQMLKYRETSAIHEVWPVSDRILVCVGPSPLSARLVRAAKRLAATLKAEWIAAYVEVPGHSPTADTKNRLTRTLHMAERLGAQTIRLNGRNAAEELVKYAQKRNVSKIIIGKPARERWREILFGSVVDDLIRHSGNIDVYVITGDKSQSEKPAADFVATHSKPKNYLLSMLFVGAATFVSFLLFRHISPINLAMIYQLAIVIVALSLGRGPSILAAIASVAAFDFFFIPPYFTFAVSDTEYLLTFLVMLIVGLTLSTLTSTVKHQALLARDLERQTASLYAMTREQAAAISTKHVVDISLKHIADVSDGKIVGFLADKNQHLVQVSTALPSFDIDSKELGVAQWVFLNQQAAGATTTTLSGAKALYMPLIGTRGAIGVIGVMANPEDRFSDPDEKHLIETFVNQTALAIERAQLSEGQIV, encoded by the coding sequence ATGGATCATATAAGGGACAAGCCTGAACAAATACTTGCCCGCATCAAGGAAGAAGAAGCTACCCAATCAAAAGGTAAGCTGAAAATATTCCTTGGTGCAGCAGCCGGAGTAGGCAAAACCTACACGATGCTGGAAGCAGCTCAAGAACTACTTAAAGATGGTATTGATGTTGTTGGTGGCGTCGTCGTTACCCATGGGCGTAAGGATACAGAAGAACTACTTGAGGAATTGGAAATTCTTCCTCAAAAGGTTTTGCCCTATAAAACAACGCAACTCTATGAATTTGATCTGGACCAAGCCTTACTGAGACGACCAACCACTATATTGATAGATGAATTGGCCCACACCAATGCACCTGGTTCAAGGCATGAAAAACGCTGGCAAGATGTGGAAGAACTTTTACAAGCCGGTATTAACGTCCTAACGACCGTCAATATTCAGCATTTGGAAAGTGTCAACGATTTAGTCACTCAAATAACCGGCATTAAAATGCTTGAGACGGTGCCGGATTCTATATTTGAAAGAGCAAATGAAGTTGAAGTAGTAGATCTGCCACCGGACGACCTTATTCAACGATTGAAAGAAGGCAAAGTTTACTTACCAGACAATGCCAAAACAGCGTTAAAACACTTTTTCAAAAAGGGCAATCTTATTGCCTTACGCGAATTGGCTTTGCGAGTAACTGCTGAACATGTTGACGCACAAATGCTTAAGTACCGTGAAACAAGCGCCATTCATGAGGTCTGGCCTGTCAGCGACCGCATTCTAGTATGCGTCGGTCCAAGCCCACTTTCTGCACGACTGGTAAGGGCAGCCAAGCGCCTGGCGGCAACATTGAAAGCAGAATGGATTGCAGCATATGTAGAAGTACCAGGGCACTCACCGACAGCCGACACAAAAAACAGACTAACTAGAACCCTACATATGGCCGAACGGCTTGGCGCGCAAACCATTCGATTGAACGGACGTAACGCTGCTGAAGAATTGGTCAAGTACGCACAAAAACGAAACGTTTCCAAAATAATCATTGGTAAACCAGCTCGAGAACGTTGGAGAGAAATTCTATTTGGATCCGTAGTTGATGATCTAATTAGACACAGCGGCAACATTGATGTATATGTCATAACCGGTGATAAGAGTCAAAGCGAGAAGCCTGCTGCAGATTTCGTCGCCACTCATTCAAAACCAAAGAATTATTTACTTTCGATGCTCTTTGTCGGCGCTGCCACTTTTGTTTCGTTTCTCTTATTTCGCCATATTTCGCCCATAAATTTAGCGATGATTTATCAGCTGGCTATTGTCATAGTAGCTCTCAGTCTTGGCCGTGGACCATCAATTTTGGCCGCCATTGCTAGTGTAGCTGCGTTTGATTTTTTCTTCATCCCACCGTACTTTACATTCGCTGTATCAGACACGGAGTACCTACTTACTTTCTTGGTAATGCTCATCGTTGGTTTGACACTAAGCACTCTAACATCAACGGTTAAACATCAAGCACTGCTTGCCAGAGACTTGGAACGTCAAACAGCTTCTCTTTACGCCATGACCAGAGAACAAGCCGCGGCAATTAGTACAAAACATGTGGTCGACATTTCTCTCAAGCATATTGCAGACGTCAGTGACGGAAAAATCGTCGGCTTTTTAGCTGACAAAAACCAGCATTTAGTGCAGGTATCGACAGCCTTACCCAGCTTTGACATCGATTCCAAAGAATTAGGAGTTGCCCAATGGGTTTTTCTCAATCAGCAGGCAGCCGGAGCTACAACGACAACACTTTCGGGCGCAAAAGCTCTCTATATGCCACTTATTGGGACCAGAGGCGCAATTGGCGTTATTGGCGTAATGGCCAATCCAGAAGATCGCTTTAGTGATCCTGATGAGAAACACCTGATTGAAACTTTTGTCAATCAGACAGCACTTGCTATCGAACGAGCTCAACTGAGTGAAGGTCAAATTGTTTAG
- a CDS encoding SDR family oxidoreductase has product MRFTGRAALVTGGGSGIGKATAIAFAKDGASVCVVDIDAVSAEKTVSEIKTAGGKAIAVAGDIALPSTATNAVSGCVKTFGGVDFLFNNAGVEFISPLMETSESDWDRVMDVNMKGTYLITKACLEVMVPKKFGVITNNASDAGLRGIKVNAAYSSSKAGIIHMTRSLSLDYASQGIRTNCICPGCIRTPLCERFNAEVGARKGISGEQALQEFVEANIPMQRVGTPEEVASVVTFLCSDDARYINGAIIPIDGGLTAGM; this is encoded by the coding sequence GTGAGATTTACAGGTAGGGCAGCACTCGTAACAGGTGGTGGCTCAGGCATTGGCAAAGCCACCGCGATTGCTTTTGCTAAAGACGGCGCATCTGTCTGCGTAGTAGATATCGATGCTGTTTCAGCTGAAAAAACTGTTTCCGAAATCAAAACCGCTGGAGGCAAGGCAATTGCCGTAGCCGGAGATATTGCCTTGCCCTCAACGGCTACTAACGCTGTTTCCGGTTGCGTAAAAACTTTTGGTGGCGTCGATTTCCTCTTCAATAATGCCGGTGTCGAATTCATCTCGCCCTTGATGGAAACATCAGAATCAGACTGGGATCGTGTCATGGATGTGAACATGAAAGGCACTTATCTCATTACAAAAGCTTGCTTGGAAGTTATGGTTCCAAAGAAATTCGGTGTAATAACAAACAACGCATCTGATGCAGGACTGCGCGGCATAAAAGTGAACGCAGCCTACAGCTCATCTAAAGCCGGCATCATTCACATGACACGCAGCCTTTCTCTCGACTATGCTTCGCAAGGCATTCGCACAAATTGCATTTGCCCCGGCTGCATTCGCACCCCACTTTGCGAACGCTTCAACGCCGAAGTAGGCGCTCGCAAAGGTATATCCGGCGAGCAAGCCCTACAAGAATTCGTCGAAGCAAATATCCCCATGCAACGCGTCGGCACCCCCGAAGAAGTTGCCTCTGTCGTCACCTTCCTGTGCTCCGACGACGCCCGCTATATAAACGGCGCAATTATTCCAATCGACGGCGGATTAACAGCCGGTATGTAG
- the secF gene encoding protein translocase subunit SecF: protein MKNVHVDIVKYRWIWIGISLVITVPGIIGILLCLMQFHAPLKPGIDFTGGSILQYQFDKPVTLDEVRGVLEKAGFEGSQVQQANISGGDAMVMRTRAIESEEEKHKLDDALTAQLGHFKALSVDKVSATVGPELLTAGLVALIVTFAMMVAYISYRFMFDYAMCAIIALFHDVLVLCGIFAILGLAIGTEVDSLFISAVLTVIGFSVHDTIVVFDRVRENVKFVGSKATNSKGEEYRKTFGDVANDSVNQTLARSLYTSLTVIITLSALYFLGGSTTKDFVLAMLIGIISGTYSSIFNASCLLVWWRELKASRKLKTA, encoded by the coding sequence ATGAAAAACGTACATGTAGACATCGTCAAATATCGCTGGATATGGATCGGCATTTCGCTGGTTATTACAGTGCCTGGTATCATCGGGATTCTGCTGTGCCTAATGCAATTCCATGCACCATTGAAGCCGGGCATTGACTTTACCGGCGGCTCAATTCTTCAGTACCAATTTGACAAGCCCGTAACTCTTGATGAAGTCCGTGGCGTTCTGGAAAAAGCCGGATTTGAAGGCTCACAAGTTCAGCAAGCAAATATTTCCGGTGGCGATGCAATGGTCATGCGCACCAGAGCAATTGAAAGCGAAGAAGAGAAACACAAGCTAGATGATGCTTTGACTGCACAATTGGGTCACTTCAAGGCACTCTCGGTAGACAAAGTTAGCGCAACCGTTGGACCAGAACTGTTAACAGCAGGACTAGTGGCACTTATCGTAACCTTTGCCATGATGGTGGCTTATATTTCTTATCGCTTCATGTTTGACTACGCTATGTGCGCAATTATTGCCTTATTCCACGATGTGCTTGTCTTGTGTGGCATCTTTGCCATTCTAGGTTTAGCCATAGGCACAGAGGTAGATAGCTTATTTATTTCTGCCGTACTTACCGTAATTGGTTTTTCTGTGCACGACACCATCGTTGTATTCGACAGAGTTAGAGAAAACGTGAAGTTTGTCGGATCTAAAGCAACGAACAGCAAAGGCGAGGAATATCGCAAAACGTTTGGCGATGTTGCCAATGACAGTGTTAATCAAACGCTGGCACGTTCGCTCTACACCTCACTCACCGTTATCATCACTTTGTCTGCCTTGTATTTCCTCGGTGGCTCCACCACCAAGGACTTCGTTCTGGCAATGTTAATTGGTATTATTTCCGGTACTTATTCCTCCATCTTCAATGCAAGCTGCTTGCTTGTCTGGTGGCGCGAATTGAAAGCATCCAGAAAACTGAAGACTGCTTAA